CCCTCCAGCAGGGCTTTGAAAAATCTTCTATTCAGCATATATTTATCTATGGTAGTAACAATAATTACATTGCTTTTAAGTATACCTGCTGCAAAAGCTCTAGGGGTATATAAGTTTAGAGGAAAAGAATTCTTTAAAATCCTTATATTAGCACCAATTATTGTACCACCTGTTGCAGTAGCTTTGGGAATCCATTTAACTTTTATTCGGTTAGGACTAGCCAATACCTTTTGGGGAGTTGTTTTAGTTCACCTTATACCCTGCTTGCCCTATGGTATTAGAATTCTTACCAATGTCTTTGAAATCATTGGAGAATCAATGGAAATGCAGGCTAGAGTTCTAGGCGCTACCCCATGGCAGACCTTTACTTATGTTACTCTTCCCTTGATTGCTCCAGGTTTAGTATCGGCAGGGAGTCTTGTATTTATTGTCTCCTTTAGTCAATACTTCTTGACCTTTCTTATTGGAGGGGGGAGAGTGATTACCTTTGCTATGATGATGTTTCCCTATATACAAAGTGGTGATCGCATGATGGCATCCGTCTATAGTTTAGTATTTGTTGCAGCTACATTAGTTGTATTAATCCTTATGGAGAAGGTAATTAAATCCTACTATGGAGCAAAAAATTATTTTTACTTATAAATGAGTCATAAAAAACAGTAGAATCCATAAAAGGAGATATAAAGAATGTCAGAAATCTTATTAAGTGGAATATCCAAGGATTTTAATAATAAAAAAGTGCTAAAGGGAATTAATTTATCTGTACAGGAGGGACAAATGATTTCCCTATTAGGCCCTTCTGGATGTGGAAAAACCACTACCCTTAAAGTCATTGCTGGATTAATTGAGCCAGATGGGGGAGATATCTTAATGAAGGGTCAATCCATATTAAGCACACCTATTGAAAAAAGAGGCACAGTTATTGTATTTCAAGATTATTTGCTTTTTCCTCATTTAACCATAAGGCAGAATATAGGCTTTGGCTTAAAAATGGCAAAGGCAGATAAGAATTATAGGGAAGATAAAGTACAGGAAATGCTTGACCTAATGGAACTGAAGGGTCAAGAAGAAAAATATCCTAATCAATTATCTGGAGGACAGAAACAAAGAGTTGCCCTTGCTAGGGCCTTGGCAGTAGAGCCCAAGGTACTCTTGTTAGATGAGCCCTTTTCTAATCTTGATTTAAGGTTAAGGGAAACGATGAGGGAATTTATTTGTAGTCTCCAAAAAAAATTAAATATTACTACAATTTTAGTTACCCATGATAAAGAAGAGGCATTGATGATCTCTGATAAAATTGCAGTCATGTTGGAGGGAGAAATCAAACAATTTGGAAGTCCAGTAGACCTCTATGAAAATCCTGTTTCAGAGGAAGTGGCAAATTTCTTTGGAGAGGCCAATTATCTTACCGGCACCATAGAAAAGGGATACTTTAATAGTAGCATAGGAAAATTTCAAACCCACATAAACCACCATAGCTCTGTTAGAGCTATGATTCGTCCGGAGAAAATTGAAATTTCTTCCCAAATGTATAAGACAGGCATTAAGGGTACAGTCATTAAAAAAAGATATGCAGGGGATAGGGTACACTATAGAATTTTATTAAAGGATATAGAATTAAAGTGTATTGCCGCGACAAAGGAGATTTTTCATATAGGTCAAGAGGTTTCATTAAATATTAATGGGAATAACATCGTATTTTATGAAGGATGAAGGTGATAAAGATGATATCCATTATTATACCGG
This Natronincola ferrireducens DNA region includes the following protein-coding sequences:
- a CDS encoding ABC transporter permease — encoded protein: MKKTTNIFFDIMMYSIIFLLVFPLLNLVIWSFAKNWPWPYLLPQELGLRGILHLLGPSSRALKNLLFSIYLSMVVTIITLLLSIPAAKALGVYKFRGKEFFKILILAPIIVPPVAVALGIHLTFIRLGLANTFWGVVLVHLIPCLPYGIRILTNVFEIIGESMEMQARVLGATPWQTFTYVTLPLIAPGLVSAGSLVFIVSFSQYFLTFLIGGGRVITFAMMMFPYIQSGDRMMASVYSLVFVAATLVVLILMEKVIKSYYGAKNYFYL
- a CDS encoding ABC transporter ATP-binding protein — encoded protein: MSEILLSGISKDFNNKKVLKGINLSVQEGQMISLLGPSGCGKTTTLKVIAGLIEPDGGDILMKGQSILSTPIEKRGTVIVFQDYLLFPHLTIRQNIGFGLKMAKADKNYREDKVQEMLDLMELKGQEEKYPNQLSGGQKQRVALARALAVEPKVLLLDEPFSNLDLRLRETMREFICSLQKKLNITTILVTHDKEEALMISDKIAVMLEGEIKQFGSPVDLYENPVSEEVANFFGEANYLTGTIEKGYFNSSIGKFQTHINHHSSVRAMIRPEKIEISSQMYKTGIKGTVIKKRYAGDRVHYRILLKDIELKCIAATKEIFHIGQEVSLNINGNNIVFYEG